The sequence tttGTTAGTTTAGGGTTCGGTTTAAGAGGTTTCTACATCAAACTTCACTTTTTCCTAAGAATTGACATCCACTCTACATTGTTTGCATCAATCTATTTGCACATTATATGTCTTTTAAAGTGTAGCACCTATTTGTTTTCAGCAAGCAAATGCCTCCAGGCCTCTTGATTGGGGTATACAGTGGCCCATTGAAAAtgcatttcttcattttttgtctTATATTTCCTCTTACTGTTGGATTTAGTTAGGTGGTACACTGCATAGAACAATTTTTCACTTTGAAGACTATTAGTAAAGATCCATGTTTCTGGCATGCAGAAAGTTTGAGTAAATCTAAACTATTTAAAATTGTTGTGACAGAGTGAGATGTTGTGGAATAAAGCCTGGAGGCATGAAAACTCAGGAAGAGGCCATTAATTTGAACTTTGAAGATCTCTCTTATAGTATCCAGCAACTAGTTGAAACCATGAGCTAAAAGGGAGACAAGGCTTTCTGTGCATTATTTGCCACCATTAACTGCTTTAAATCAAGAGGCAACGCAGCAGGAAGCATTTGAAGGTGTGAATTGCCAAGTAAACACCTCATTTAATAGACTTGAGTTTAACATTATAATTTACTTGTCTTTAAAAAAAATGGTTGCAAGTCATTTCTCAAGAACTCATGAGCAAAATGTTTCCATTGCTACAAGTCAATTGACTAACTAAAATAGGTTTAGAAGATACCAAGGAACAAAATATTGATGTCTTAAGATCTGACACAGCAGTTCCAGTAACGACAAACAATTCATATGATGTGTTTCCATCAAAGAATAACCCAAGGAAGCAAGTTTGAATATTCTTGCTTCCATCTTAAATTGATTGTTTCAAAAGCATGTCTGTATTTACCTTATGAGGGGCATGTGGGTTTTCTTAATATACACATAATTTTTGGAATATATCTACATATTTCTAAGTTCATTCAATGTTCTCCCTTGATAACACTGGAAAAACGCCAAGTACAATCTTGCTGATGATTCTTCCTTGATCATTTGCTAGACCGTAGATGGGATAGTCTTGAACTATTTTTCTTTTACAAGGTTGCATAAAACAAAGGAAAAGATAGCATATCAGTTGACAGAGATTTGCCTAGTATAGTGTTTATTTTGTTAAATTATATCTACATAAAATGCAATTGATAATTTATAAAAAAGTGTACCAACTTTATCTCTCCTATAATAGTAGACGAAGTGATTGTGATCCCCAGTTCCTTGGATATTTCTGAGAGATTCGGCTCAATGCATTATATTTATCATCCCAAAATTAACAAGCAGATTAAGTTTGCAATCCAATTTTAAGGTGTTGAAAAGTTAAACTAGAAATTATGAGATAGATTAATCTCCTTTTTAAATAAAATGATTACCATTGGTGGAATTTAGATGTAACAGAACTCGACTTTCTCCCAGCCAAATGTCTCCTTTCAAATATCGCAAGGATACTGATGATTCATTATTTCAGTAGTGATCGAATGAGCTATGTTCCTATTATCACTGATTTATCTCCACCAGGTCAAAATATCCTAAATCTCTTATAAATGAGAAGTGCATGCTGCCCACTTTGGATGAAAACCTAGTCAAAAAACATCAGTGCTCTGAGCAGCATTTATAAGTAAGGAGTTGGGGTTGTGTATGGTTGGaaccttaaaaaccttaaaaacaCAGTTTCTTCAGGTGGCTAGTAAAAGAAGCATCCTCAACTTGGATGTGGCGGGGTTGCTTTCAAGTTGGATCTCCCAGCAGATTCCAAAGTGCATAATATGTTCTATGTAGCCACACTATAGCAGCACACTAACCTTTAAGAGTGAAGCATACGCTCCTTTATGGAGACAAAGAGTACATGTGAGTCAGTTTAAAACTTTCCACTCTTTTAACTTAAGTAACAATTATAAGAAATCTAGCATGAAGAATAGTCAATTGGTTGCAATTGATGCCGTAGAGATGGGTAGGCAATGGACCAGCTATCTATTTTGTTGCTATTCGTGTAAGGTAGAGATGAATTTAGAAGAGTAAACAGTTTCATCAAGGATGTTACATAAATATTGATAAGGCAGTTTAGAATGAACCTATGAAAGACTTGGTATAAATAAAGCACGAAGCAAATAAAGAAATTATTTTAGCAATTGAAATATTAAAGGGACCCAGAGTATGCAAGCAAATAATAGCATGTGGGGAGCATATGAATCTAGATTTTAAGTTAAAAAGCACTGAATCTAAACATATCAAGAGTTGAATCTAGACACATAGGTTTAGGAGGTTTCCATACCAAGCTTCACTTTCCTAAGAATCAGCATCCACTTTATGCATCCAATCTCAGTTTATACAGTGAGAATAGAGAATCAAAGTACCTGATTGACAGCAGGAATTATTTTTGCAAAGCTAAGCAGCTCCTCTATCTGTTGTATGCTGAAGTTGCTGACTCCGATAGAATTCACAAGCCCTTTCTCGACCAAACACTCCATGGCCTGCCAGGTTGCTTTCAACCGATGTGAAGGTTGCCTCAATTCCATACCAGGTTTCCTTGGAGGATCAGTGGCATCCCCAAAAGAGAAAGTCAAAGGCCAATGCACCAAGTACAGATCCAAATAGGACAACTCAAGATTCTTCAAGCATACCTTAACAGAGGTCTCAACCCTCTTGGGGGCATTTGTAGTGCACCACAATTTGGAGGTCACAAAGACATCCTCTCTCTTCAGTCCACCTCTCAAGGCCTCTGACAAGGCCTGCCCTACTTCAACCTCATTTCCATACAAATGGTCACAATCCAAATGCCGATATCCAACTTCCAATGCAGTCCTCACTGCCTCAGTGCATATATCACCATCAGCCTGCCATGTCCCCAGACCAACAGCAGGAATTTTATGCCCCGTATTCAATACAAAACAGTTCTCAGAGCTGTTAAAGCTTTTTGCCCTCATCGTTCTTTGTAGAATTCAATTCGATTCTGTCCTTACAAGCATGGGGTACGCAGGAAACCTCTGAAACTATTAAATTTGTATTCTATCAACGATTTCCTGTAAGCTATTTCTCTCTTCCGTTTTCCAATTTTTTCTCAATTCGGTATTGTCCCTTCACGGTTTAAGCTAACAGAATAGACCACAATAGATCAGAAGATATCAAGATTACAATCAGTTCTGAACAGATTCCCTGAAATCCACTTGGATTTCCAATTTTTTCTAAGGTGGGTATTGAGTCTCCAAGATTTGAGCTCCCCACCAAATCAGTCAGACGGTATTATGATTATCAATCTGTCCTTCACTGCCTCGAAACCTACAAATAGTAGGTTTTATATGGAACGGTTAGGTCACCTGAATAAGCTTTTGACCCGGTGTTCCCAATATCGATTTGGGTGGATATATGGAATGTGAAATTGTTCAAAAGTTGttagagaaaaacaaaaagaacaTAAGTAAAACACTCACCTGTCCTTGCTTGGCCCTTTTGGAATTCTCATCcgcttcttgaatttcaaactaGAAAAGGCGAACAAGCAAGAATATAAATGGTCAAACACATTTATCAATCTGAAACAGGTTTCCAGCCGATTAAAGCATAGTCAAACTTGGCTTTTTTAAGATCCCTATGAAGATCTCGTGGTACACAAAAGTCGCCTGGTGTCCAAGAAAATATGGAGAGTTCTACTCTACATTTTGCCATAAAATTCCAAAACCCCAAGATTCTGCCCAATCAAGCTCAGAATCATGCAATACAAGCTGAatttagcaatgaaactagctgggAATTGGTTGATGGATACTTTGTCATGCAATCAAACTTTTACTTTTACTTGGATGTAACTTCCAAAAACACAAAAATTCTCACGGACAGTTGGTTGGAAGCTTTCCACCACTAGTTACAGTAAAAAGCAGCAATATTTCTCTTTTTCC is a genomic window of Cryptomeria japonica chromosome 7, Sugi_1.0, whole genome shotgun sequence containing:
- the LOC131048454 gene encoding aldo-keto reductase family 4 member C10, whose amino-acid sequence is MRAKSFNSSENCFVLNTGHKIPAVGLGTWQADGDICTEAVRTALEVGYRHLDCDHLYGNEVEVGQALSEALRGGLKREDVFVTSKLWCTTNAPKRVETSVKVCLKNLELSYLDLYLVHWPLTFSFGDATDPPRKPGMELRQPSHRLKATWQAMECLVEKGLVNSIGVSNFSIQQIEELLSFAKIIPAVNQVELHPFWRQDDLVKFCQAKGIHVSAHTPLGVPASNLLSNECGSSGEDECETPRIAFRRCRSVHVPMIKTSVVANIAARLNKTPEQVILRWGLQRGTSVLPRSLRPERIKTNFDIFNWSLSEEDWKKINSLEPQLRLIDSGYSNISEAGPLQAVQETDDDIEGI